One Amycolatopsis tolypomycina DNA segment encodes these proteins:
- a CDS encoding Lrp/AsnC family transcriptional regulator has translation MTLRSEKALDDVDWRLLDLLQADGRLSFKELGRRINLSAPAVAERVRRLEETGVITGYRAQVDARRAGQPLQAFVEMRCALSSCLLKTSKSEDYPEVVEIHRLSGDHCTMLKIRAASLEHFEGLLERLGKHGELRSSVVLSTQFEGRPVQPPSDDFLRATTSEGWS, from the coding sequence ATGACCTTGCGTTCGGAAAAGGCGCTGGACGACGTCGACTGGCGGCTGCTGGACCTGCTGCAGGCCGACGGGAGGCTGTCGTTCAAGGAGCTCGGCCGGCGGATCAACCTCTCGGCGCCCGCGGTCGCCGAGCGGGTGCGGCGGCTCGAAGAGACCGGCGTGATCACCGGTTACCGCGCGCAGGTCGACGCGCGGCGCGCGGGCCAGCCGCTGCAGGCGTTCGTCGAGATGCGCTGCGCGCTGAGCAGCTGCCTGCTGAAGACGTCGAAGTCCGAGGACTACCCGGAGGTCGTCGAGATCCACCGGCTGAGCGGCGACCACTGCACGATGCTGAAGATCCGGGCGGCGTCGCTCGAGCACTTCGAGGGCCTGCTGGAGCGGCTGGGCAAGCACGGCGAACTGCGGTCGTCGGTGGTGCTGTCGACGCAGTTCGAAGGACGGCCGGTGCAGCCACCCTCGGACGACTTCCTGCGCGCGACGACGTCGGAAGGCTGGTCCTGA
- a CDS encoding DNA-directed RNA polymerase subunit beta' encodes MLDVNFFDELRIGLATADDIRQWSYGEVKKPETINYRTLKPEKDGLFCEKIFGPTRDWECYCGKYKRVRFKGIICERCGVEVTRAKVRRERMGHIELAAPVTHIWYFKGVPSRLGYLLDLAPKDLEKIIYFAAYVITGVNTELRHNDLPTLENEIGVERKNLETKRDADIEARAQKLEADLAALEAEGAKSDVRRKVKEGGEREMRQLRDRAGRELDRLEEVWTTFTKLDTRQLIADELLYRELVDRYGEYFTGGMGAEAIQKLATEFDVNAEAESLRDTIRNGKGQKKLRALKRLKVVAAFQATGNDPRGMVLDAVPVIPPDLRPMVQLDGGRFATSDLNDLYRRVINRNNRLKRLIDLGAPEIIVNNEKRMLQEAVDALFDNGRRGRPVTGPGNRPLKSLSDLLKGKQGRFRQNLLGKRVDYSGRSVIIVGPQLKLHQCGLPKDMALELFKPFVMKRLVDLNHAQNIKSAKRMVERSRPQVWDVLEEVITGHPVMLNRAPTLHRLGIQAFEPQLVEGKAIQLHPLVCEAFNADFDGDQMAVHLPLSAEAQAEARILMLSANNILSPASGRPLAMPRLDMVTGLFHLTRLTETAEGAGNAYSSPAEAIMAFDRKALSLHAPVKIRITDRQPAKADEPALAEKGWEPGKAWLAETTLGRVLFNELLPADYPFINEPMPKKRQAAIVNDLAERYSMTQVAQTLDRLKDAGFYWATRSGVTVAISDVLTPVGKKAILDEYEGKASQVEKRYQRGQLSHAERNNELVKVWTQATEEVHKIMETALPDDNPIAMIVKSGAAGNMTQVRSLAGMRGLVSNPKGEYIPRPIKANFREGLSVAEYFIATHGARKGLADTALRTADSGYLTRRLVDVSQDVIVREIDCGTTRGIMMPIGEDIGDGKVLRDQHVETSVYARNLATDAVDAKGNVVLNAGDDLGDPAIEKLLGSGISKVKVRSVLTCESAVGICATCYGRSMATGQLVDVGEAVGIVAAQSIGEPGTQLTMRTFHQGGVAGDDITTGLPRVQELFEARVPKGKAPIADVDGRVRIEESERFWKITLIPDDGGEEIVFDKLSKRQRLANTPNGPLGDGDHVHVGQQLLEGTPDPHEVLRVMGPREAQIHLVDEVQKVYRAQGVSIHDKHIEVIVRQMLRRVTIIDSGATDFLPGELPERTKFEATNRAAVAEGGEPASGRPVLMGITKASLTTDSWLSAASFQETTRVLTDAAINGRSDKLVGLKENVIIGKLIPAGTGINRYRNIQVQPTEEARVAAYAIPSYDDGYYTPDVFGTGTGAAVPLDDYDFGRDFR; translated from the coding sequence GTGCTGGACGTCAACTTTTTCGATGAGCTCCGCATTGGTCTCGCCACGGCCGACGACATCCGTCAGTGGTCGTACGGCGAGGTCAAGAAGCCGGAGACCATCAACTACCGGACGCTCAAGCCCGAGAAGGACGGCCTCTTCTGCGAGAAGATCTTCGGCCCGACCCGGGACTGGGAGTGCTACTGCGGCAAGTACAAGCGCGTCCGCTTCAAGGGCATCATCTGTGAGCGCTGCGGCGTCGAGGTGACCCGTGCCAAGGTTCGCCGTGAGCGGATGGGCCACATCGAGCTGGCCGCCCCGGTCACCCACATCTGGTACTTCAAGGGTGTTCCGTCCCGCCTGGGCTACCTCCTGGACCTGGCGCCGAAGGACCTCGAGAAGATCATCTACTTCGCTGCTTACGTCATCACCGGCGTGAACACGGAGCTGCGCCACAACGACCTGCCGACCCTCGAGAACGAGATCGGTGTCGAGCGCAAGAACCTCGAGACCAAGCGTGACGCGGACATCGAGGCCCGCGCGCAGAAGCTCGAAGCCGACCTGGCCGCGCTGGAGGCGGAGGGCGCCAAGTCCGACGTCCGCCGCAAGGTCAAGGAGGGCGGCGAGCGCGAGATGCGTCAGCTGCGCGACCGCGCCGGCCGCGAGCTCGACCGCCTCGAGGAGGTCTGGACGACCTTCACGAAGCTCGACACCCGCCAGCTGATCGCCGACGAGCTGCTCTACCGCGAGCTCGTCGACCGCTACGGCGAGTACTTCACCGGCGGCATGGGCGCGGAGGCCATCCAGAAGCTGGCCACCGAGTTCGACGTCAACGCCGAGGCCGAGAGCCTGCGCGACACCATCCGCAACGGCAAGGGGCAGAAGAAGCTCCGCGCGCTGAAGCGGCTCAAGGTCGTCGCGGCCTTCCAGGCCACCGGCAACGACCCGCGCGGCATGGTGCTCGACGCCGTCCCGGTCATCCCGCCGGACCTGCGCCCGATGGTGCAGCTGGACGGTGGCCGCTTCGCGACGTCGGACCTGAACGACCTGTACCGCCGGGTCATCAACCGGAACAACCGCCTCAAGCGGCTGATCGACCTCGGCGCGCCCGAGATCATCGTCAACAACGAGAAGCGGATGCTGCAGGAGGCCGTCGACGCGCTGTTCGACAACGGCCGCCGCGGGCGTCCGGTCACCGGCCCGGGCAACCGGCCGCTGAAGTCGCTGTCCGACCTCCTCAAGGGCAAGCAGGGCCGGTTCCGCCAGAACCTGCTCGGCAAGCGAGTCGACTACTCGGGCCGTTCGGTCATCATCGTCGGCCCGCAGCTGAAGCTGCACCAGTGCGGCCTGCCGAAGGACATGGCGCTCGAGCTGTTCAAGCCGTTCGTCATGAAGCGGCTGGTCGACCTGAACCACGCGCAGAACATCAAGTCCGCCAAGCGGATGGTGGAGCGCTCGCGGCCGCAGGTGTGGGACGTGCTGGAAGAGGTCATCACCGGCCACCCGGTGATGCTGAACCGTGCGCCGACCCTGCACCGCCTCGGCATCCAGGCCTTCGAGCCGCAGCTGGTCGAAGGCAAGGCCATCCAGCTGCACCCGCTGGTCTGCGAGGCGTTCAACGCGGACTTCGACGGTGACCAGATGGCGGTGCACCTGCCGCTGTCGGCCGAGGCGCAGGCCGAGGCCCGGATCCTGATGCTGTCGGCGAACAACATCCTGTCGCCGGCGTCGGGCCGCCCGCTCGCCATGCCGCGACTGGACATGGTCACCGGCCTGTTCCACCTGACCCGGCTCACCGAGACGGCCGAGGGCGCGGGCAACGCGTACTCGTCGCCGGCCGAGGCCATCATGGCCTTCGACCGCAAGGCGCTGAGCCTGCACGCCCCGGTCAAGATCCGCATCACCGACCGGCAGCCGGCCAAGGCCGACGAGCCGGCGCTCGCGGAGAAGGGCTGGGAGCCGGGCAAGGCGTGGCTGGCCGAGACGACCCTGGGCCGCGTGCTGTTCAACGAGCTGCTGCCGGCGGACTACCCGTTCATCAACGAGCCGATGCCGAAGAAGCGGCAGGCCGCGATCGTGAACGACCTCGCCGAGCGGTACTCGATGACCCAGGTCGCGCAGACCCTGGACCGGCTGAAGGACGCCGGTTTCTACTGGGCGACCCGGTCGGGCGTCACCGTCGCCATCTCGGACGTGCTCACCCCGGTGGGCAAGAAGGCCATCCTCGACGAGTACGAGGGCAAGGCCTCCCAGGTGGAGAAGCGCTACCAGCGCGGTCAGCTGTCGCACGCCGAGCGCAACAACGAGCTCGTCAAGGTGTGGACGCAGGCCACCGAAGAGGTCCACAAGATCATGGAGACGGCGCTGCCGGACGACAACCCGATCGCCATGATCGTGAAGTCGGGCGCCGCCGGTAACATGACGCAGGTCCGGTCGCTGGCCGGGATGCGTGGCCTGGTGTCGAACCCGAAGGGTGAGTACATCCCGCGTCCGATCAAGGCCAACTTCCGTGAGGGCCTGTCGGTGGCGGAGTACTTCATCGCGACGCACGGTGCCCGGAAGGGCCTGGCGGACACGGCGCTCCGCACCGCCGACTCGGGTTACCTGACCCGGCGTCTGGTGGACGTCTCGCAGGACGTCATCGTCCGCGAGATCGACTGCGGCACCACCCGCGGCATCATGATGCCGATCGGCGAGGACATCGGCGACGGCAAGGTCCTGCGCGACCAGCACGTCGAGACCTCCGTGTACGCGCGGAACCTCGCGACGGACGCGGTGGACGCCAAGGGCAACGTCGTGCTGAACGCCGGCGACGACCTGGGCGACCCGGCCATCGAGAAGCTGCTCGGCAGCGGCATCTCGAAGGTCAAGGTCCGCTCGGTGCTGACCTGTGAGTCGGCCGTCGGTATCTGCGCGACCTGCTACGGCCGCTCGATGGCGACCGGTCAGCTCGTCGACGTCGGCGAGGCGGTGGGTATCGTCGCCGCCCAGTCGATCGGTGAGCCGGGTACGCAGCTGACGATGCGTACGTTCCACCAGGGTGGTGTGGCCGGTGACGACATCACGACCGGTCTGCCGCGTGTCCAGGAGCTGTTCGAGGCCCGCGTCCCGAAGGGCAAGGCGCCCATCGCCGACGTCGACGGCCGCGTGCGGATCGAGGAGAGCGAGCGGTTCTGGAAGATCACCCTCATCCCGGACGACGGGGGCGAGGAGATCGTCTTCGACAAGCTGTCCAAGCGGCAGCGGCTCGCGAACACCCCGAACGGCCCGCTGGGCGACGGTGACCACGTGCACGTCGGTCAGCAGCTGCTCGAGGGCACGCCGGACCCGCACGAGGTCCTGCGGGTCATGGGGCCGCGCGAGGCGCAGATCCACCTGGTGGACGAGGTCCAGAAGGTGTACCGCGCCCAGGGTGTGTCGATCCACGACAAGCACATCGAGGTCATCGTCCGGCAGATGCTGCGCCGGGTGACGATCATCGACTCCGGTGCCACGGACTTCCTGCCGGGCGAGCTGCCCGAGCGGACCAAGTTCGAGGCGACGAACCGGGCCGCGGTCGCCGAGGGCGGCGAGCCGGCTTCGGGCCGTCCGGTGCTGATGGGGATCACGAAGGCGTCGCTCACCACGGACTCGTGGCTGTCGGCGGCGTCGTTCCAGGAGACCACGCGAGTCCTGACCGACGCGGCCATCAACGGCCGCTCGGACAAGCTCGTGGGCCTCAAGGAGAACGTGATCATCGGTAAGCTGATCCCGGCCGGTACGGGCATCAACCGGTACCGCAACATCCAGGTGCAGCCGACCGAGGAGGCCCGGGTCGCGGCGTACGCGATCCCGTCCTACGACGACGGCTACTACACCCCGGACGTGTTCGGGACGGGCACCGGTGCCGCGGTCCCGCTGGACGACTACGACTTCGGCCGCGACTTCCGCTGA
- a CDS encoding M15 family metallopeptidase, which produces MPIFTRRARALAVTLAALGGLAVPAPAQAGTPGAFVALSDVAPSILQDIRYDTPHNFVGQRIDGYRRPMCILTRQAAEGLRKVQAQVVRQGYTLKVYDCYRPQRAVDHFVRWAKDLADEKMKAEFYPNVAKDRLFADGYIAEKSGHSRGSTMDLTLVRIPPPVQRPYRPGEPLVPCFAPRDQRFPDNTVDMGTGYDCFDPLAHTDNPAISGAARQHRDLLRSTMAAAGFRNLPEEWWHFTLNGEPFPDTYFDFPVSRGSLH; this is translated from the coding sequence ATGCCGATCTTCACTCGCCGGGCGCGTGCGCTCGCCGTCACCCTCGCCGCCCTGGGCGGTCTCGCCGTGCCCGCGCCCGCGCAGGCCGGCACGCCCGGCGCCTTCGTCGCGCTCTCCGACGTGGCGCCGTCGATCCTGCAGGACATCCGCTACGACACGCCGCACAACTTCGTCGGACAGCGCATCGACGGGTACCGCCGTCCGATGTGCATCCTGACCCGGCAGGCCGCCGAAGGCCTGCGGAAGGTGCAGGCCCAGGTCGTCCGGCAGGGGTACACGCTCAAGGTGTACGACTGCTACCGGCCGCAGCGGGCCGTCGACCACTTCGTGCGGTGGGCCAAGGACCTCGCCGACGAGAAGATGAAGGCGGAGTTCTACCCGAACGTCGCCAAGGACCGGCTCTTCGCCGACGGGTACATCGCCGAGAAGTCCGGGCACAGCCGCGGCAGCACGATGGACCTCACCCTCGTGCGCATCCCGCCGCCGGTCCAGCGGCCGTACCGCCCGGGCGAGCCGCTCGTGCCCTGCTTCGCGCCGCGGGACCAGCGGTTCCCCGACAACACCGTCGACATGGGCACCGGTTATGACTGCTTCGACCCGCTCGCCCACACCGACAACCCGGCGATCTCCGGCGCCGCGAGGCAGCACCGCGACCTCCTGCGTTCGACGATGGCCGCGGCGGGCTTCCGCAACCTGCCCGAGGAGTGGTGGCACTTCACCCTGAACGGCGAACCGTTCCCGGACACCTACTTCGACTTCCCGGTGTCGCGGGGCAGCCTGCACTGA